The following coding sequences are from one Gossypium hirsutum isolate 1008001.06 chromosome A12, Gossypium_hirsutum_v2.1, whole genome shotgun sequence window:
- the LOC107939301 gene encoding ubiquinol oxidase 2, mitochondrial-like, with protein sequence MMSRGYNRLASSMFTMVSPRFFSTAATRGVLSNDMVKAPAVGLGVRCRSSMAAIAGGDKEQEKKQAVGGGGGSSKDDKEIVSYWGLDPTKVSKEDGSPWKWTCFRPWDTYQADLSIDLKKHHAPVTVLDKMAYWTVKSLRWPTDLFFQRRYGCRAMMLETVAAVPGMVGGMLLHCKSLRRFEHSGGWIKALLEEAENERMHLMTFMEVSDPRWYERALVFAVQGVFFNAYFLGYIISPKFAHRVVGYLEEEAIHSYTEFLKELDNGNIENVPAPPIAIDYWRLPPNSTLRDVVLAVRADEAHHRDVNHFASDIHYQGRQLKEAPAPLGYH encoded by the exons ATGATGAGTCGTGGTTACAACAGGTTAGCCAGCTCCATGTTTACAATGGTCAGCCCTCGATTCTTTTCCACAGCAGCAACACGGGGGGTCCTCTCCAACGACATGGTGAAGGCTCCCGCCGTTGGACTTGGCGTGCGCTGCAGGAGCTCTATGGCGGCGATAGCTGGTGGTGACAAGGAGCAGGAGAAGAAACAAGCAGTAGGCGGCGGCGGCGGCTCCTCCAAGGATGACAAAGAGATCGTCAGTTATTGGGGCTTGGATCCAACTAAGGTGTCCAAAGAGGACGGCTCCCCATGGAAGTGGACCTGCTTTAGG CCATGGGATACGTACCAGGCAGACTTGTCAATAGATCTGAAGAAACATCACGCACCGGTGACTGTGCTTGACAAAATGGCTTATTGGACTGTCAAATCTCTTAGATGGCCTACAGATCTTTTCTTTCAA CGGAGATATGGTTGCCGAGCAATGATGCTGGAGACAGTGGCAGCAGTGCCAGGGATGGTGGGAGGGATGCTATTACACTGCAAGTCATTAAGGAGATTTGAACACAGTGGAGGTTGGATCAAAGCACTGTTGGAAGAGGCTGAGAATGAACGTATGCACCTAATGACATTCATGGAGGTATCGGATCCTAGATGGTACGAACGTGCCCTTGTATTTGCTGTCCAAGGTGTATTCTTCAATGCTTACTTCTTGGGATATATTATATCACCTAAATTTGCCCATCGAGTGGTGGGATACCTTGAGGAAGAAGCAATCCACTCTTACACCGAGTTCCTCAAGGAGTTGGACAATGGTAACATTGAGAATGTGCCAGCTCCACCTATTGCTATTGATTACTGGCGCTTGCCCCCTAACTCCACTCTGCGAGATGTTGTTTTGGCTGTGAGGGCAGATGAGGCACATCACCGTGATGTTAACCATTTTGCATCG gaTATACATTATCAGGGACGTCAGCTGAAGGAAGCTCCTGCTCCGCTCGGTTATCACTGA